One part of the Glycine max cultivar Williams 82 chromosome 14, Glycine_max_v4.0, whole genome shotgun sequence genome encodes these proteins:
- the LOC100817391 gene encoding uncharacterized protein LOC100817391 (The RefSeq protein has 1 substitution compared to this genomic sequence), with translation MLASKEMMKFKSYQNRANLFVKEYLLADPLIPYTSIIGGIFACKMVYDLTQLFSTVHFKSYSSLTRIQRVEWNNRSMSTIHAIFITTMSLYLVFCSNLYSDNQSSELITFRSSSSSTFALGVSVGYFIADLGMIFWFFPSLGGHEYVIHHLLSLVAVAFSMLSGEGQLYTYMVLISETTTPGINLRWYLDAAGMKKSKAYLINGVVIFIAWLVARILLFVYMFYHVYLHFDQIEQMHAFGQVLVIVVPLALSVMNLIWFSKIIKGLRKTLAKRQ, from the exons ATGTTAGCTTCTAAAGAAATGATGAAATTCAAATCTTACCAGAACCGGGCTAATTTGTTTGTGAAGGAATATTTGTTAGCAGACCCTCTGATTCCATATACTTCTATTATTGGTGGTATTTTTGCTTGCAAGATG GTCTATGATCTTACTCAGCTATTTAGCACTGTTCACTTTAAGAGCTATTCCAGCCTCACTAGAATCCAACGTGTTGAGTGGAATAATCG TTCTATGTCAACAATTCATGCTATTTTCATAACAACTATGTCGTTGTACTTGGTGTTTTGCTCAAATCTATATTCTGACAACCAATCGTCCGAACTTATTACATTTCGAAGCTCTTCATCATCTACCTTTGCTCTGGGG GTGTCTGTCGGTTACTTCATCGCTGACCTTGGGATGATATTTTggttttttccttctcttggTGGATATGAGTAT GTGATTCATCATTTGCTTTCTTTAGTAGCAGTAGCATTTTCAATGCTGAGCGGGGAGGGTCAGCTATACACATACATGGTCCTGATCTCTGAGACAACAACTCCTGGGATCAACTTGAGATG GTATCTTGATGCAGCTGGAATGAAGAAGTCAAAAGCTTATCTCATCAATGGGGTTGTGATATTCATTGCTTGGCTG GTTGCCAGAATACTTTTGTTCGTTTACATGTTTTACCATGTCTACCTGCACTTTGACCAG ATTGAGCAGATGCACGCGTTTGGACAAGTGTTAGTTATTGTTGTGCCACTGGCACTATCAGTTATGAACTtgatttggttttcaaaaattatCAAAGGGTTGAGGAAGACGTTGGCGAAGAGGCAGTGA
- the LOC112999380 gene encoding probable transcription factor KAN4, with amino-acid sequence MIKNSESSVRKYNKSELPRLRWTPELHQHFVEAIESLGGKHKATPKRILQQMRVKGLRIAHIKSHLQEPQSSALLLSDDVSNEEENFADLSFSFSTPLMSIIQRENSKEIMRFSSSTAAANHSVDSSSTPSFANNYINLDLTI; translated from the exons ATGATCAAAAACTCTGAGAGCAGTGTAAGAAAGTACAACAAATCTGAACTTCCACGCCTGCGGTGGACACCTGAACTTCATCAACACTTTGTTGAAGCTATTGAAAGTCTAGGTGGAAAACACA AGGCAACTCCAAAGCGAATTTTGCAGCAGATGCGTGTGAAAGGACTGAGAATCGCTCACATCAAAAGCCATCTTCAG GAACCACAGTCAAGTGCACTCTTGCTTAGTGATGATgtgtcaaatgaagaagaaaattttGCTGATCTATCTTTCTCCTTTAGCACGCCTCTAATGTCCATTATTCAACGTGAGAATAGCAAAGAGATAATGCGTTTTTCGTCATCCACTGCAGCTGCTAATCATTCCGTTGATTCTAGTTCTACGCCGTCTTTTGCAAACAATTACATAAACTTAGACCTAACAATCTGA
- the LOC100810272 gene encoding DExH-box ATP-dependent RNA helicase DExH6 — protein sequence METTTKTNKTGKKKGEPLFRQNPNVDEVTRICISQILEQFRASNDEVYKFDAGLSNQERALVHQMALKMGFRSKSYGLGKERRVCVQKMKKKVDTDNEFGSLPPFTFSGEAKWVLGDLFAHHPPGEGNLWEMVGENSEDTTTDGTKQRPGDIFSRPSMTKAEIARRLEALASRMNNVSNLKQINEGRSKLPIASFKDSITSTVESHQVVLISGETGCGKTTQVPQFILDHMWGKGEVCKIVCTQPRRISATSVSERIASERGETIGENVGYKIRLESRGGRQSSIVLCTTGVVLRVLVSKGSHSSKTGRVKDEISGITHIIMDEIHERDRYSDFMLAIIRDMLPLYPHLRLILMSATIDAARFSQYFGGCPIIHVPGFTYPVKTFYLEDVLSIVKSRHDNHLDSTTCSIPKNTCELSEEEKLSIDEAINLAWSNDEWDLLLELVSSEGTPELFNYQHSLTGLTPLMVFAGKGRVGDMCMLLSCGADFCLRAKDGMAALEIAERENQPEAAEILKKHMDSDFSNSMEEKKLLDKYLATVNPELVDDVLIEQLIRKICIDSTDGGILVFLPGWDDINRTRERLLASSFFKNSSMFMLISLHSMVPSMEQKKVFRRPPHGCRKIVLSTNIAETAITIDDIVYVIDTGRMKEKSYDAYNNVSTLQSSWISKASAKQREGRAGRCQPGICYHLYSRTRAVSLPDFQIPEIRRMPIEELCLQVKLLDPSCKVEEFLCKTLDPPVFESIRNAIIVLQDIGALSNDEKLTQLGEKLGSLPVHPLICRMLFFAILMNCLDPALTLACASDYRDPFTLPMLPEEKKRASAAKYELASLYGGCSDQFAILAAFECWNNAKKMGLEARFCSQYFVSSSTMNMLSGMRRQLQAELIRLGFIHEDVSGYSVNTHDPGVLNAVLVAGLYPRVGRFLTNKSGKRVIVETTSGDKVRLHNHSINFKLSFKKKLDDTLIVYDEITRGDGGMNLRNCTVVGPLPLLLLSTEIAVAPAEENDEGDEDDVGGSEDEAGSEDVMEFDAESSGGREDKLMSSPDNMVKVIMDRWLYFCSTAIDVAQLYCLRERLSAAILYKVTNPRNTLPPIMAASVHAIACILSCDGCIGVPAMLEGVETLTTMVNATTLGKPATGTRRFGKRPKGSLAELLNYDGRQTSGPYFKA from the exons ATGGAAACGACGACGAAGACGAACAAAAcagggaagaagaaaggagaGCCACTTTTCCGTCAAAACCCCAACGTTGATGAAGTCACCAGGATTTGCATTTCCCAGATTCTAGAACAATTCCGAGCTTCCaatgatgaag TGTACAAGTTTGATGCTGGTTTGTCCAACCAAGAGCGTGCTTTGGTGCATCAAATGGCCCTCAAAATGGGATTTAGATCTAAAAGTTATGG GCTAGGGAAGGAAAGGAGAGTGTGtgttcaaaaaatgaaaaagaaggttGACACGGATAACGAGTTTGGAAGTCTTCCTCCTTTCACATTTTCTGGAGAGGCAAAGTGGGTGTTGGGTGATTTGTTTGCTCATCATCCACCCGGTGAGGGAAACTTGTGGGAGATGGTTGGAGAAAATAGTGAAGACACTACTACTGACGGAACAAAACAGAGGCCGGGTGATATTTTCAGCCGGCCCTCTATGACCAAAGCTGAAATTGCTAGGAGATTGGAAGCTCTTGCTTCTAGAATGAACAATGTCTCTAACTTGAAACAG ATCAATGAAGGGAGATCTAAGCTTCCAATTGCGTCTTTCAAGGATTCAATTACATCCACTGTTGAATCTCACCAG GTTGTTCTCATATCTGGTGAGACTGGTTGTGGAAAGACTACGCAG GTCCCACAATTTATTTTGGATCATATGTGGGGTAAGGGAGAGGTATGTAAAATAGTTTGCACTCAGCCTCGGCGGATCTCAGCAACTTCAG TTTCCGAGAGAATCGCTAGTGAGAGAGGAGAGACTATTGGAGAAAACGTGGGATATAAG ATACGGTTAGAAAGCAGAGGTGGAAGGCAATCATCAATTGTGCTATGTACTACTGGAGTGGTATTAAGGGTGCTGGTTTCCAAAGGTTCTCATTCGTCAAAGACAGGGCGTGTGAAGGATGAGATTTCTGGCATCACTCACATAATTATG GATGAAATTCATGAAAGGGATCGATACTCAGACTTCATGTTGGCAATCATCAG AGACATGCTCCCTTTATATCCTCACCTACGTCTG ATATTAATGAGTGCTACCATTGATGCTGCTAGATTTTCTCAATATTTTGGGGGCTGCCCAATCATCCATGTTCCGGGCTTCACTTATCCG GTCAAAACTTTCTATTTGGAGGATGTTCTTTCTATTGTAAAATCCCGGCATGATAATCATCTTGATAGTACCACATGTAGTATTCCAAAAAACACTTGTGAGCTAAGTGAAGAAGAGAagctttccattgatgaagCTATTAATTTGGCCTGGTCTAATGATGAGTGGGACCTGCTGTTAGAATTGGTTTCTTCGGAAGGAACCCCAGAACTATTTAATTACCAACATTCTTTAACTGGTCTTACTCCGTTAATGGTGTTTGCTGGAAAAGGTAGAGTGGGTGATATGTGCATGCTGTTATCTTGTGGGGCAGATTTCTGTTTAAGGGCCAAAGATGGAATGGCTGCATTGGAGATCGCTGAAAGGGAAAACCAACCAGAAGCAGCCGAAATATTGAAGAAGCACATGGATAGTGATTTTTCCAACTCCATGGAAGAGAAGAAGTTACTTGATAAATACCTGGCAACAGTCAACCCAGAACTTGTTGATGATGTTTTGATAGAGCAGctgataagaaaaatatgtattgATTCAACAGATGGAGGGATCCTTGTTTTTCTTCCAGGCTGGGATGATATAAATAGAACGCGTGAGAGATTGCTTGCATCATCCTTTTTCAAGAATTCCTCAATGTTTATGCTCATATCTCTGCATTCAATGGTTCCAAGCATGGAACAAAAGAAGGTTTTTAGGCGCCCACCTCATGGTTGTCGCAAAATTGTACTATCAACCAATATTGCTGAAACAGCCATCACCATCGATGATATAGTGTATGTCATAGACACTGGACGAATGAAGGAAAAAAGCTACGATGCTTATAACAATGTGTCAACTCTTCAGTCATCTTGGATTTCAAAAGCAAGTGCTAAGCAGCGAGAGGGACGTGCTGGCCGTTGTCAACCTGGAATATGCTATCATCTATATTCAAGAACTCGAGCAGTTTCCTTGCCAGATTTTCAGATTCCGGAAATTAGGAGAATGCCTATTGAGGAGCTTTGTCTGCAG GTAAAGTTGCTTGATCCAAGTTGCAAAGTAGAAGAATTTCTATGCAAGACATTAGATCCTCCAGTTTTTGAGTCCATACGCAATGCAATTATAGTTCTTCAAGATATCGGGGCATTGTCAAATGATGAAAAACTCACCCAACTAGGGGAGAAGCTTGGTTCTCTTCCTGTTCACCCATTAATATGCAGGATGCTTTTTTTTGCTATATTGATGAACTGCCTTGATCCAGCTTTAACTCTTGCATGTGCATCTGATTATAGAGATCCATTTACACTTCCAATGTTAcctgaagaaaagaagagagcttCAGCTGCCAAATATGAGCTTGCTTCTTTATATGGGGGTTGTAGTGATCAGTTTGCCATATTGGCTGCATTTGAATGCTGGAATAATGCAAAGAAAATGGGTCTAGAAGCACGGTTTTGTTCTCAGTATTTTGTGTCTTCAAGCACCATGAATATGTTATCAGGCATGCGCAGGCAACTCCAAGCAGAACTAATTCGACTTGGGTTTATTCATGAAGACGTTTCAGGTTACAGTGTGAATACACATGACCCTGGTGTGCTCAATGCAGTTTTGGTAGCAGGTTTGTATCCAAGGGTTGGGAGGTTTCTTACAAATAAAAGTGGAAAAAGGGTTATTGTTGAAACAACAAGTGGAGATAAAGTTCGCCTGCACAATCATTCCATAAATTTTAAGTTGTCATTCAAGAAAAAATTAGATGACACTTTAATTGTGTATGATGAGATTACTCGCGGTGATGGGGGTATGAACCTAAGGAACTGCACAGTTGTTGGACCACTTCCACTTTTGCTGCTTTCAACAGAGATTGCTGTTGCCCCAgcagaagaaaatgatgaaggGGATGAGGATGATGTAGGAGGCAGTGAAGATGAAGCTGGAAGTGAAGATGTGATGGAGTTTGATGCTGAGTCCAGTGGAGGCCGTGAGGATAAGTTGATGTCTTCTCCTGATAATATGGTTAAAGTAATCATGGACCGTTGGCTTTATTTTTGTTCAACAGCAATTGATGTTGCTCAGCTATACTGCTTGAGAGAGAGATTATCAGCAGCAATTTTATACAAA GTAACAAATCCAAGGAATACACTTCCTCCCATCATGGCGGCATCTGTGCATGCTATAGCTTGTATTCTGTCTTGTGATGGGTGCATTGGTGTGCCAGCAATGTTAGAAGGTGTGGAAACACTAACCACTATGGTAAATGCAACAACTTTAGGCAAGCCAGCAACAGGTACTAGGCGTTTTGGTAAGAGACCAAAAGGATCCCTTGCAGAGCTTTTAAATTACGATGGGCGCCAGACCTCTGGGCCTTATTTTAAAGCATAG
- the LOC100780502 gene encoding WD repeat-containing protein 26 homolog — translation MGGVEDEEPSMKRMKLSSKGLVGLSNGSSKEPVGGLSSDLMARPLPSKGDEHVGSKGVIKKEEFVRIIAKALYSLGYGKSGAHLEEESGIPLHSPGVNLFMQQILDGNWDDSVATLYKIGLADESMVRSASFLILEQKFFELLNGEKVMEALKTLRTEIAPLCINSSRIRELSSCLVSASSRLDILRVRSRSKLLEELQKLLPPTVMIPEKRLEHLVEQALILQREACPFHNSLDKEMSLYSDHHCGKDQIPSSTLQILEAHDDEVWFVQFSHNGKYLASASKDQTAIIWEVGINGRLSVKHRLSGHQKPVSSVSWSPNDQELLTCGVEEAIRRWDVSTGKCLQIYEKAGAGLVSCSWFPCGKYILCGLSDKSICMWELDGKEVESWKGQKTLKISDLEITDDGEEILSICKANVVLLFNRETKDERFIEEYETITSFSLSNDNKFLLVNLLNQEIHLWNIEGDPKLVGKYKGHKRARFIIRSCFGGLKQAFIASGSEDSQVYIWHRSSGELIEALAGHSGSVNCVSWNPANPHMLASASDDRTIRVWGLNCLHNKYQNVHSNGIHYCNGGT, via the exons ATGGGAGGTGTGGAAGATGAAGAACCATCCATGAAACGAATGAAATTATCCTCTAAAGGATTAGTTGGCTTGTCTAACGGTTCTTCTAAAGAGCCTGTTGGAGGCTTGTCCAGTGACTTGATGGCTCGGCCCCTACCATCCAAAGGGGACGAACATGTTGGTTCCAAAGGGgttataaagaaagaagaatttgtCAGGATAATTGCAAAGGCATTATACTCTCTTGGTTACGGAAAGAGTGGGGCACATCTAGAGGAGGAGTCTGGAATACCTTTGCACTCTCCTGGGGTAAATCTGTTTATGCAGCAAATACTTGATGGAAATTGGGATGACAGCGTAGCCACATTGTATAAAATTGGTCTGGCAGATGAAAGTATGGTCAGGTCAGCCTCATTCTTAATATTGGAGCAGAAATTTTTTGAGCTTCTAAATGGTGAAAAGGTCATGGAAGCGTTGAAGACCTTGAGGACAGAGATTGCTCCACTTTGCATTAATAGTAGTAGAATTCGAGAACTTTCTTCCTGCTTAGTTTCAGCATCTTCTAGGCTAGACATTCTAAGGGTGAGGTCTCGATCAAAGCTTCTGGAGGAATTGCAGAAACTGCTTCCCCCTACAGTAATGATACCTGAAAAGAGGTTGGAGCATCTAGTTGAACAAGCCCTAATCTTGCAACGAGAGGCATGCCCATTTCATAATTCATTGGATAAGGAGATGTCATTATATTCAGATCATCATTGTGGAAAAGATCAGATACCTTCCAGTACATTACAG ATATTAGAAGCACATGATGACGAAGTCTGGTTTGTACAATTTTCGCATAATGGGAAATATTTAGCTTCAGCATCAAAAGATCAAACTGCAATAATTTGGGAG gTTGGCATAAATGGAAGACTGTCTGTAAAGCATAGATTATCTGGTCACCAGAAGCCTGTTTCTTCTGTTTCATGGAGTCCTAATGACCAGGAGCTCCTCACATGTGGAGTGGAGGAGGCTATTAGGCGTTGGGATGTCTCTACTGGCAAATGCCTCCAAATTTATGAAAAAGCCGGTGCTGGTCTAGTCTCCTGTTCATGGTTTCCATGTGGGAAATATATACTTTGTGGCTTAAGTGACAAGAGCATTTGCATGTGGGAATTAGATGGGAAAGAAGTGGAGTCTTGGAAAGGACAAAAAACCCTTAAGATATCTGATTTGGAAATAACAGATGACGGGGAAGAGATTCTAAGTATTTGTAAAGCCAATGTGGTACTGTTATTCAATAGAGAAACAAAGGATGAGAGATTTATTGAAGAGTATGAAACAATAACCTCGTTTTCTTTATCAAATGATAACAAATTCTTGTTGGTTAATCTTTTGAACCAAGAAATTCATCTATGGAACATTGAAGGTGATCCTAAGCTTGTTGGCAAGTACAAAGGTCATAAACGCGCCCGGTTTATTATCAGGTCTTGCTTTGGTGGCCTGAAGCAAGCTTTTATTGCTAGTGGAAGTGAGGATTCACAG GTTTACATATGGCACAGAAGCTCAGGGGAGCTAATAGAAGCATTGGCTGGTCATTCAGGATCTGTTAATTGTGTGAGCTGGAATCCAGCAAACCCCCACATGTTAGCCTCAGCCAGTGATGACCGAACAATTAGGGTATGGGGCCTAAATTGTCTGCACAACAAGTACCAAAATGTTCACAGCAATGGCATCCATTACTGCAATGGGGGAACTTAG